The Neisseria macacae ATCC 33926 genome contains the following window.
GAACCGCGCAGCATCACGCCGGTAAAGCCTTTCTGCATGGCGCGCTCGGGGGAGACGACGCCGATGCCGACGGTACGCTGTTTCCAAATACGGTTGTCGGTCAGGAGGGTTTCGAGTGTGTCGATGTTTTTGGGGAAACGTTCGCAGAAGGCGTCGATGAAGTCGAGCATGGTGCCTTCGCGGGATTCGTTGAGCTGCTTCAATACTTTGGCGTTGCGGAATTTGCTGCTCTCGTATTTGGGCATGAAGTCGGGCAAGTCGCGGTAAACGCCGCCGGGACGGAAGTAGGCTGCGTGCATACGCGCGCCGGAAACGGCTTCGTACAAGTCCATCAGCTCTTCGCGATCGCGGAAGGCGTAGAGGATGGCGGTCATCGCGCCGATGTCGAAAGCGTGCGAACCGATGCCCATCAGGTGATTGAGGATGCGCGTTACTTCGGCAAACATCACTCGGATGTACTGGGCGCGGATAGGCACGTCAATACCGGCGAGTTTTTCTACCGCCAAGCAATACGCCTGCTCGTTAACCATCATGGAAACATAGTCCAAGCGGTCCATATAAGGCAGGGCTTGCAGATAGGTTTTGGTTTCAGCCAGTTTTTCGGTACCTCGGTGCAAGAGGCCGATATGCGGATCGGCACGGACGATTTGTTCGCCGTCCAACTCCAAGATCATGCGCAATACGCCGTGCGCCGCAGGGTGTTGCGGGCCGAAGTTGATGGTGTAGTTTCTTAATTTATTGGCCACCGTAGTTCTCCTCACGGACGATACGCGGCGTGATTTCGCGCGGCTCGATGGTAACAGGTTGGTAAATCACGCGTTTTTGCTCTTCATCGTAACGCATTTCGACATAGCCGGAAATCGGGAAGTCTTTGCGGAAAGGATGTCCGACAAAACCATAATCGGTCAGGATGCGGCGCAGGTCGGGATGGTTGTTGAACATGATGCCGTACAAATCGAAGGCTTCGCGCTCGTACCAATCCGCGCTGTTGTAAACGGGAACCACGGATTCGACCACGGGGAAATCGTCGTCTGAAACCCAGACGCGCACGCGGATGCGTTGGTTGTTTTTCAGAGAAAGAAGCTGGCTGACAACGGCGAAGCGTTTGCCCTGCCATGCTTCGTTTTTGTAAGTGCTGTAATCGACGCCGCACAAATCTACCAAAAGCTCGAAATGCAGTTCTTCATGGTCGCGCAACGTAGTCATCACTGAAACATAGTGTTCGGGCAGACACTCGACGGTAATCTCGCCCAAAGCGGAAATGACTTTGCTTGCCTGATCGCCCAAAATGCGGACGACGGTTTCGTATAATTTGTGGATGCTTGCCATATCGTTCCCTCCCCTACTCGTCCCGCGCGATGGTGGAAGTGCGCTTGATTTTTTGTTGGAGCTGCATCAGGCCGTAAATCAGGGCTTCCGCAGTCGGCGGACAACCCGGCACATAAACGTCTACCGGCACGACGCGGTCGGCACCGCGCACGACGGAATAAGAATAATGATAGTAGCCACCGCCGTTGGCACACGAACCCATAGACAACACCCAACGCGGCTCAGCGAGCTGGTCGTACACGCGGCGCAGGGCGGGCGCCATTTTATTGGTCAGCGTACCCGCCACAATCATCAGGTCGGCCTGACGGGGAGACGGACGGAAAATAATGCCGAAACGGTCAAGGTCGTAACGCGCCATACCCGCGTGCATCATTTCCACGGCGCAGCAGGCCAGGCCGAAAGTAACCGGCCACAGCGAACCGGTACGCATATAGTTCAGCACCGTATCCGCGCTGGTGGTGATGAAACCTTTTTTCAAAACGCCTTCTATTCCCATTCCAGCGCACCTTTTTTCCATTCGTAAACAAAGCCTACCGTCAGAACGACGATAAACACCAGCATAGACCAGAAGCCGTATGCGCCCAAATCTTTGAACACCACCGCCCACGGCAGCATAAACGCAACCTCCAAATCGAAGAGGATGAACAAGATGGCGACGAGATAATAACGCACGTCAAACTTCATCCTGGCGTTTTCAAAGGCTTCGAAACCACATTCGTAAGCCGCGTCTTTTTCGGCGTAGTGGTGTTTCGGACCTAAAATCGTGCCGAGCAGGATAAACAGCACGCCGGCCGCAAGGCCGACGAGGATGAATACAAGGACGGGAAAGTAACTGGCCAACATGGGTTTATGCCTAACTGGTTGACAGACAAATCTTAATATCCTGCTATTTTATCGAATTTCAAAATCCATTAAAAGGTAAATGTCGGTCAACCTGCAAAAAAATCTTAATAAATTCAATAAGTTTATGATAACGATTCTTATTTGTGTTTTATAACAACCCAACTTCATTCCTTTACCCATATCAACGCCAATAAAATTGGATAGAAAATGCAACACCCACCGCCAGCCCTAAACACAACAAACCCTTCCAATAAACCAGATTCGCTTTTCAGACGACCTTTTGTCCGTCTTTATCAGTAAGAATCTGCTAAAATCGCCCGTTTCCCACTTCAACCTGACAGCAGCAATACATGAATATCTTTTACGAAGAGTCCGGCCAATTCAAAGTCGCCGCCATCGTCCAAAAAAACGACGCCACCTACCAAGTCGATACCCAACACGGCAAGCGCACCAAAGTGAAGGCGAACAACGTCTTTGCCGAGTTCGACGGCGATATGGCGGCGTTTTTGGAGAACGCGCAGGCGCAGGCGGCGGACATCGACACCGATTTATTGTGGGAAGTATGCGGCGAAGAAGAATTTTCCGCCGAGGCGATTGCCGAAGAATATTACGGACATGCACCGACCAAAACCGAGCTGGCGGCGACCTTGATTGCGCTTTACGCCGCGCCGATGTATTTCTACAAAAAAGCCAAAGGCGTGTTTAAAGCCGCGCCCGAAAAAACTTTGAAACAAGCGCTTGCCGCCATCGAACGCAAAAAACAGCAAGACGCGCAAATCGACACTTGGGTGGAAGCCTTGAAACGCGGCGAGATGCCGTCTGAAATCACGGCGGATTTGAAAACCATCCTGCACGCGCCCGACAAGCAGTCGCTGACCTACAAAGCCTTTACCAAAGCCGCCGACGCGCTGAAAACCTCCGCCTACGAATTGGCGAAAAAAACAGGCGGCATTACGTCCATTCCGCAATACCTGCAAGACGGTTTTGAAATCAAATACTTCCCCAAAGGCACAGGCTTCCCCGACCTTGCCCTTCCCGAAATGCCCGACTTGCCTAAGGCCGACGTTACCGCCTTTTCCATTGACGACGAATCGACCACCGAAGTGGACGACGCTTTAAGCCTGACCGATTTGGGCAACGGCATGAAGCGCGTCGGTATCCACATCGCCGCGCCGTCGCTTGCCATTAAACCAGGCGACAAAATGGAAAAAAACATCATGGAACGCTTGAGCACGGTCTATTTCCCCGGCGGCAAAATCACCATGCTGCCTGAAAACTGGATTGCCGCATTCAGCCTCGATGCGGGCGCGTACCGTCCTGCCGTCAGCATTTATTTTGATGTGGACAGCGAGTTCAACGTCGGCGAGCCGACCTGCAAAATCGAAGCCGTCAACATCGCCGAAAATCTGCGCATCCAAACCATCGAGCCGCATTTCAACGCCGAAACCGGCTTGGACGAAGCCGGCGAAATGATGTTCGCCCATCATCAAGACCTGATTTGGTTCCACCAATTCGCCGTTGCCCTGCAAAAAGCGCGCGGCAAATACGAACCCGACCGCGCGCCGCAATACGATTACAGCATCGAATTGGATGAGGAAGGCAAAGTATCCGTCGTCCACCGCGAACGCGGTTCGCCCATCGATATGCTGGTCAGCGAAATGATGATTTTGGCTAACAGCACTTGGGCGCAGATGCTCCATGACAACGACCTGCCCGGCCTCTTCCGCGTCCAACCCGCCGGAAAAGTGCGCATGAGCACCAAATCCGAGCCGCACATCGGCATGGGTGTGCAGCATTACGGCTGGTTCACCTCGCCACTGCGTCGTGCCGCCGACTACATCAACCAAAAACAACTCCTCAGCTTGATAGACGACTCCGCCGAGCCGCTCTTCCAGCAAAGCGATGCCGAACTCTTCGCCGCACTGCGCGATTTCGACACCGCCTACGCCGCCTACGCCGATTTCCAACGGCAGATGGAAGCCTACTGGAGCCTCGTGTACCTGCAACAGCAAGGCACAAGCGAGCTGACCGCAACCATCCTCAAAGAAGACCTCGTCCGTATCGAAGGCCTGCCGCTGGTAACCCGCGCCACCGGCATCCCGTTCGACGCGCTGCCCAAATCGCAAGTCCTGCTCAAAATCACCGAGCTTGATCCCGAAAAGCAGTTTATCGCGCTGAACTATGTGAAAGCCGTTGCCCCTGCAGTTGCGTAAGTTTGCCGTTATGAAAAAAGGTCGTCTGAAAACTGAACTGGCCCCCAAATCTTGGACACTTATAAAAGCCTATTCAGGCGCTCTGTGCAAGCTGGGTTCTGTATGCGACAGGACTCAGCTTTTTCAATTTCAAACTGCAACGCTCCCGGTTGTAGTAATCCATATAGTCATCTATCTGCTTCATCAATTCATCTACCGTCAATTCACCTGCGTTATAGAAACACTCCGTCTTCAACACCGCAAAGAAGCTTTCCATCGGCGCATTGTCCCAACAGTTCGCCTTTCGCGACATGCTTTGAACCATGGAATGCTCCGCAAGCAATTCCCTATACCCCGCCGTACGGTACAGCACACCTTGGTCCGAATGAAGCATCGTTCCTTTAGCAGTCAGACGGGGGGCGGCTTTTTCGAGCATTTCCTTCACCATTTCGCTGTTGGCATTGCGGCTCATGGCGTAGGCGACGATTTCCCGGTTGAACAAGTCCAAGATCGGCGAGAGGTACAGTTTGCCGTCCTTCCCTTTGAGTTCGGTAACGTCGGTCAGCCATTTTTCGTTGGGCTTTTCAGCTTTGAATAGGCGTTTGAGGAGGTTTTCCGATATTTCGCCCATGGCGGGATGGCGGTAGGCTTTTTTCGCCCGTATGAGGGCTTTCAGTTCCAACTGCTTCATCAACCGCGCCACTTTTTTGCGGTTCCAACCCAATGCGGCGGCAATGCGCCTTTGCCCGTAGCGTCCTTTATGCCGCCGGTAGGTTTCGACAAGGAGGGCTTTGTCGGCTGCGTCGGGATCGGGTCGGTCTTGGTGATGGTAGTAAAAGCTGCTTTTGGGCAGGTTTGCGATGTGCAGCAGGTATTTGAGCGGGTGTTGCGCCCTCAGTGTTTGGACGGTTTGGCTTTGTCCTTTTCGGTCTGTTTTTGGCTGAGGGCTTTTAACTCCTTTAGGTAGGCGACCTCTGCGCGCATATAGCACAACTCTTCGATAAGCTCTGCCTGTGTTTTTTCTTGATCGGGTTTATCTGCGATGAAGGGGTTTTTGCGGTGTTGGGGCATGGTTTTGGATTGGGGATGTTCGAGTGCGCCGATACCGCCTTCTTGATAGGCGCGTATCCATCGTCTCAGGTGGGTTCGGGAAATGCCGTAGTGGTCTGCGGTACGTTGTTGGCTGCGTATATGCAGGTAGTGGAGTACGGCTTGGTATTTGAAGTGTAATGTATATTTGCTCATAAAAAAAACTGCACCTTGTGAGTTGGAGGGGATGTCCAACTTTTGGGGTGCAGTTCAAACTTGAGGGGTAGGTTTTCAGACGACCTTTTGAACATTTCAACACCCTCTAATGTGCTTCCACCCGTTTGAAATCTCTCGGTCGGAAACCCAGCGCAGCCAGCGACACGAAATACAAACCGCCGCCTATCGCAATCAAGATGCACAACTGTCCTGCTTTGCGCAAACCGCCGACATGCACCCACTCAAACGGCAGGTAAGTCTGCGCAGCCCACAGCCCGCCGCCCATTACGACAAGCGACAGTAGCATTTTACTTAGGAAACTCCTCCACCCTTTACCGGGTTGGTAAATACCGTGTTTACACAAAAGGAAGAACAACAATCCCGCATTGATACACGCGCCCAAACCGATGGCAAGCGAAAGCCCGACGTGTTTCAGAGGGCCGATAAAGGCGAGGTTCATCAACTGTGTGCAGACGAGCGTAAAGATGGCGATTTTGACGGGCGTTTTAATGTTTTGCCGTGCATAGAAACCGGGTGCCAACACTTTAATCATGATTAAGCCGATTAAGCCGAAAGAGTAGGCAATCAGCGCATGTTGCGTCATCTGCGCGTCAAACAGCGTAAATTCGCGGTACATAAACAGCGTCGCCACCAACGGGAACGACAATACTGCCAACCCGACCGCCGCCGGCAGGGTCAGCAGCATACACAGGCGCAAACCCCAGTCGAGCAGTCCGGAAAACTGCTCTGTATTCTGATTGGCTGCATGCTTGGACAAAGTCGGCAGCAAAATCGTACCGAGCGCCGCACCCAAAACACCGCTGGGCAATTCCATCAGGCGGTCGGCGTAATACATCCACGAAACGCTGCCCGATTGCAGATAAGACGCAAAAATCGTGTTGATCACCAAAGAAATCTGCGCCACGCTCACGCCCAAAATCGCAGGCGCCATCTGTTTCATCACGCGGTTGACCGCCCTATCTTGAAAATTCAGCTTAGGCAGTTTCAAAAAACCCAGTTTCGCCAACCAAGGGAGCTGAAAGCCAAGCTGCAAAATCCCGCCGACAAAGACCGCCCAAGCCAGCGCGGTAACGGGAGGATCAAAATACGGTATGAAATACAGCGAAAAGACGATAAAAGAAATATTCAAAAACGTCGGCGTAAACGCGGGGATGCTGAACTTATGATAAGAATTCAGTATCGAACCGACAAAGGAAGACAACGAAATCAATAAGATATAAGGAAACGTAATCCGCAGCAAATCGATGGAAAGCTGGAATTTGTCCGCATCCTTGGCAAACCCGGGCGCGGAAGCCCAAATCACCCAAGGCGCGGCAAGAATACCCAGCGCGGTAACGATAACCAGGACAAACGACAGCATCCCCGCCACATGGCGGATAAACGCCTCCGTCGCTTCTTTCGAACGCGTTTCCTTATATTCCGCCAAAATCGGCACAAAAGCCTGGGCAAACGCCCCTTCCGCAAATACGCGGCGCAGCAGGTTCGGCAGTTTGAACGCCACAAAAAAGGCGTCGGTTGCCATACCTGCACCAAACGCTCGGGCAATTACCGTATCGCGCAAAAATCCAAGTATGCGCGACACCATCGTCAAACTGCCGACCTTGGCCAAAGCCCCTAACAAATTCATCCGTTTTATTCCTTCAAAAGTCCAGACGTCGTCTGAAAGCGCGTATTGTACGACAGAATATACAAATCTAGGCAAATCGGTATGCCGACAGGCAAACATATAGCGGATGAACCACCCTGCTTCGTTGCCTGTTCCTTATGTTGCTCCACCATCAAAAAGATCGTCTGAAAACCTGTATCTTGGTTTTCAGACGACCTTTTGCTTGATCAAATCACTTCAATTATTGCCCGATGGGAATCAGCAGTGAACCAGCGTGCCTTCGTCTTCGCCGGTAATGACGCGTTTGAGCGAGCCTTGTTTGGCGATGCCGAAGACGACGATGTTGAGTTTGCGTTCGCGGCAGAGGGCGAAGGCGGTCGCATCCATGACTTTGAGGTTTTTGTTCAAGGCTTCGTCAAAGGTAATGGTTTCGTAACGTGTGGCGGACGGGTCTTTTTTCGGGTCTGCGGTATAAACGCCGTCCACGTTGGTGGCTTTGAGCATGACGTCGCAGTTCATTTCGGCTCCGCGCAGGGCGGCGGCGGTGTCGGTGGTGAAGAACGGGTTGCCCGTACCGGCGGCGAAAATCACGACTTTGCCTTCTTCAAGGTATTGGATGGCTTTGGGACGGGCGTAGGTTTCAGCGATTTGCTGCATGGAAAGTGCGGATTGCACGCGCGCTTTGATGCCGAGGGTTTCGAAGGCATCTTTGAGGGCGAGTGCGTTCATGACGGTCGCCATCATGCCCATGTAGTCTGCGGTGGCGCGGTCCATGCTGCCTGCTTGGGCGGATACGCCGCGGAAGATGTTGCCGCCGCCGACAACGATGCCGACTTGTACGCCCATTTTGACGATTTCGGCGATTTCACCGACGGTTTGGACGATGGTGTCATGGTTGATGCCGAAAGGGTCGGAACCCATCAGGGATTCGCCGGAGAGTTTCAGTAATACGCGTTTGTATTTGATTTGCTGTGTCATGGGATACCTTGCTTTCTTTGGGTGGTTAGCGCCGATTATTCAGAGTGAACTGACCATTCATTCCAAATGATCAGTTCACCCTGCGGCGCTGCTTCAATTCGGGGAAAGGGTGTTTGATTTTTCAGACGACCTTTCGGGATGTTTGGCTAACAGGGTAACGCGTTTTCCGTGGATGTATGGGTTTGGATAAATTATTATTTGTTGATTATGATGAAATATTCGATTTCCAACAGTATTCTAAACAGTGTAACTCTCAAAAAAAAGCACCCTGATTCGTTTGGAATCCAGGTGCTTTCTTTTTCATTTCTGCCTTACACTTTAGCAGCAGCGGCAACTTCGGCTGCGTAGTCGACAACGGCTTTTTCGATGCCGTCGCCTACTTTGTAGCGAACGAAGCTGATGATTTCGGTGCCGTTTTCTTTAGCGAATTGGGCAACGGTTTGGTCAGGGTTCATTACGAATGCTTGGCCGTTCAGGGTGATTTCGGCCAAGAATTTGCGGATACGGCCTTCAACCATTTTAGCGGCGATGTCGGCAGGTTTGCCGGAAGCGATGGCTTGCTCAGTGTAGATGTGGCGTTCTTTTTCGATGGTTTCGGCATCTACTTCGGCTTCGGTTACGCATTGCGGTTTGGCGGCAACGATGTGCATACCGATTTTACGCGCTACGTCTTCAGAGCCTTTGAACTCAACCAATACGCCTTCGGTAGCCAATGCACCGTGGATGTAGGCAACCAGCTGGTTGGCGGTGTCGATGACTTGGAAGCGGCGGACAGACATGTTCTCGCCCAATTTGGCGATGATGGCTTTGCGTTCTGCTTCAACCAGTTCGCTCAGTTCTTCAACGGTAGCCGGTTTTTTCTCGGCAGCGGTTTTCGCAACGAAGTTGGCGAATTCTACGAAGCCTGCGTCTTTGGCAACGAAGTCGGTTTCGCAGTTTACTTCAACCAATGCGCCGACATTGCCGTTGATGGCGTAAGCCAATACGCCTTCGGCAGCGGTACGGCCGGCCAGTTTGCCCGCTTTCGCGCCGGATTTGATGCGCAGGATTTCTTCGGCTTTTTCG
Protein-coding sequences here:
- a CDS encoding helix-turn-helix domain-containing protein, with the protein product MSKYTLHFKYQAVLHYLHIRSQQRTADHYGISRTHLRRWIRAYQEGGIGALEHPQSKTMPQHRKNPFIADKPDQEKTQAELIEELCYMRAEVAYLKELKALSQKQTEKDKAKPSKH
- the pyrH gene encoding UMP kinase, producing MTQQIKYKRVLLKLSGESLMGSDPFGINHDTIVQTVGEIAEIVKMGVQVGIVVGGGNIFRGVSAQAGSMDRATADYMGMMATVMNALALKDAFETLGIKARVQSALSMQQIAETYARPKAIQYLEEGKVVIFAAGTGNPFFTTDTAAALRGAEMNCDVMLKATNVDGVYTADPKKDPSATRYETITFDEALNKNLKVMDATAFALCRERKLNIVVFGIAKQGSLKRVITGEDEGTLVHC
- a CDS encoding NADH-quinone oxidoreductase subunit C — encoded protein: MASIHKLYETVVRILGDQASKVISALGEITVECLPEHYVSVMTTLRDHEELHFELLVDLCGVDYSTYKNEAWQGKRFAVVSQLLSLKNNQRIRVRVWVSDDDFPVVESVVPVYNSADWYEREAFDLYGIMFNNHPDLRRILTDYGFVGHPFRKDFPISGYVEMRYDEEQKRVIYQPVTIEPREITPRIVREENYGGQ
- a CDS encoding NADH-quinone oxidoreductase subunit A; the encoded protein is MLASYFPVLVFILVGLAAGVLFILLGTILGPKHHYAEKDAAYECGFEAFENARMKFDVRYYLVAILFILFDLEVAFMLPWAVVFKDLGAYGFWSMLVFIVVLTVGFVYEWKKGALEWE
- a CDS encoding NuoB/complex I 20 kDa subunit family protein; this encodes MGIEGVLKKGFITTSADTVLNYMRTGSLWPVTFGLACCAVEMMHAGMARYDLDRFGIIFRPSPRQADLMIVAGTLTNKMAPALRRVYDQLAEPRWVLSMGSCANGGGYYHYSYSVVRGADRVVPVDVYVPGCPPTAEALIYGLMQLQQKIKRTSTIARDE
- a CDS encoding ribonuclease catalytic domain-containing protein gives rise to the protein MNIFYEESGQFKVAAIVQKNDATYQVDTQHGKRTKVKANNVFAEFDGDMAAFLENAQAQAADIDTDLLWEVCGEEEFSAEAIAEEYYGHAPTKTELAATLIALYAAPMYFYKKAKGVFKAAPEKTLKQALAAIERKKQQDAQIDTWVEALKRGEMPSEITADLKTILHAPDKQSLTYKAFTKAADALKTSAYELAKKTGGITSIPQYLQDGFEIKYFPKGTGFPDLALPEMPDLPKADVTAFSIDDESTTEVDDALSLTDLGNGMKRVGIHIAAPSLAIKPGDKMEKNIMERLSTVYFPGGKITMLPENWIAAFSLDAGAYRPAVSIYFDVDSEFNVGEPTCKIEAVNIAENLRIQTIEPHFNAETGLDEAGEMMFAHHQDLIWFHQFAVALQKARGKYEPDRAPQYDYSIELDEEGKVSVVHRERGSPIDMLVSEMMILANSTWAQMLHDNDLPGLFRVQPAGKVRMSTKSEPHIGMGVQHYGWFTSPLRRAADYINQKQLLSLIDDSAEPLFQQSDAELFAALRDFDTAYAAYADFQRQMEAYWSLVYLQQQGTSELTATILKEDLVRIEGLPLVTRATGIPFDALPKSQVLLKITELDPEKQFIALNYVKAVAPAVA
- the nuoD gene encoding NADH dehydrogenase (quinone) subunit D, producing MANKLRNYTINFGPQHPAAHGVLRMILELDGEQIVRADPHIGLLHRGTEKLAETKTYLQALPYMDRLDYVSMMVNEQAYCLAVEKLAGIDVPIRAQYIRVMFAEVTRILNHLMGIGSHAFDIGAMTAILYAFRDREELMDLYEAVSGARMHAAYFRPGGVYRDLPDFMPKYESSKFRNAKVLKQLNESREGTMLDFIDAFCERFPKNIDTLETLLTDNRIWKQRTVGIGVVSPERAMQKGFTGVMLRGSGVEWDVRKKQPYEVYDQMDFDIPVGVNGDCYDRYLCRMEEMRQSVRIIKQCSEWLRVNPGPVITTNHKFAPPKRTEMKTGMEDLIHHFKLFTEGMHVPEGETYTAVEHPKGEFGVYIISDGANKPYRLKIRAPGFAHLQGMDEMAKGHMLADVVAIIGTQDIVFGEVDR
- the murJ gene encoding murein biosynthesis integral membrane protein MurJ, which encodes MNLLGALAKVGSLTMVSRILGFLRDTVIARAFGAGMATDAFFVAFKLPNLLRRVFAEGAFAQAFVPILAEYKETRSKEATEAFIRHVAGMLSFVLVIVTALGILAAPWVIWASAPGFAKDADKFQLSIDLLRITFPYILLISLSSFVGSILNSYHKFSIPAFTPTFLNISFIVFSLYFIPYFDPPVTALAWAVFVGGILQLGFQLPWLAKLGFLKLPKLNFQDRAVNRVMKQMAPAILGVSVAQISLVINTIFASYLQSGSVSWMYYADRLMELPSGVLGAALGTILLPTLSKHAANQNTEQFSGLLDWGLRLCMLLTLPAAVGLAVLSFPLVATLFMYREFTLFDAQMTQHALIAYSFGLIGLIMIKVLAPGFYARQNIKTPVKIAIFTLVCTQLMNLAFIGPLKHVGLSLAIGLGACINAGLLFFLLCKHGIYQPGKGWRSFLSKMLLSLVVMGGGLWAAQTYLPFEWVHVGGLRKAGQLCILIAIGGGLYFVSLAALGFRPRDFKRVEAH
- a CDS encoding IS3 family transposase encodes the protein MLYARRGRLPKGVKSPQPKTDRKGQSQTVQTLRAQHPLKYLLHIANLPKSSFYYHHQDRPDPDAADKALLVETYRRHKGRYGQRRIAAALGWNRKKVARLMKQLELKALIRAKKAYRHPAMGEISENLLKRLFKAEKPNEKWLTDVTELKGKDGKLYLSPILDLFNREIVAYAMSRNANSEMVKEMLEKAAPRLTAKGTMLHSDQGVLYRTAGYRELLAEHSMVQSMSRKANCWDNAPMESFFAVLKTECFYNAGELTVDELMKQIDDYMDYYNRERCSLKLKKLSPVAYRTQLAQSA
- the tsf gene encoding translation elongation factor Ts, which codes for MAEITAKMVADLRAATGLGMMECKKALVEAEGNFEKAEEILRIKSGAKAGKLAGRTAAEGVLAYAINGNVGALVEVNCETDFVAKDAGFVEFANFVAKTAAEKKPATVEELSELVEAERKAIIAKLGENMSVRRFQVIDTANQLVAYIHGALATEGVLVEFKGSEDVARKIGMHIVAAKPQCVTEAEVDAETIEKERHIYTEQAIASGKPADIAAKMVEGRIRKFLAEITLNGQAFVMNPDQTVAQFAKENGTEIISFVRYKVGDGIEKAVVDYAAEVAAAAKV